The following are encoded together in the Streptomyces tsukubensis genome:
- a CDS encoding FAD-dependent monooxygenase has product MNHTANRRILISGASIAGPTLAHWLNRYGFEVTVVEKAARLRGGGYAVDVRGTAREAADRMGLLPRLRQAHVDSRKISFLAPDGSLVAAVRPESVTGGAENLDLEVRRGDLADCLYDLVSGEVEFLFNDSIATLDDRADHVDVTFAGGARRTFDLVIGADGLHSHTRSLTFGPEERFHRYLGYCFAGFTLRNDFGLDHEAVLWNTPGRAATLYAYEPGETLHGFLTFAKDEPPFSAFRDPQAQRDLVTATFPDTAWEIPRLVEAMRGADDLFFDVVSQIHMPAWSTGRVALVGDAAHATSFMSGQGSSVSMVGAYVLAGELATHADHTTAFAAYEKTVRDFVELNQSLATEGSAVVSPRTQEQIDARDRALRGEGGLASESKGRTANSALVLPDYGDAA; this is encoded by the coding sequence ATGAACCACACAGCCAACCGCAGGATCCTCATCTCCGGTGCCAGCATCGCGGGGCCGACTCTCGCCCACTGGCTGAACCGCTACGGCTTCGAGGTCACGGTGGTGGAGAAAGCCGCCAGGCTCCGCGGCGGGGGGTACGCCGTGGACGTACGCGGCACCGCACGGGAGGCCGCCGACCGGATGGGGCTGTTGCCGCGCCTGCGGCAGGCCCATGTCGACAGTCGCAAGATCTCGTTCCTCGCCCCCGACGGCTCCCTCGTCGCAGCCGTCCGCCCGGAAAGCGTCACCGGCGGCGCCGAGAACCTCGACCTCGAAGTGCGCAGGGGAGACCTGGCCGACTGCCTCTACGATCTGGTCAGCGGAGAGGTCGAGTTCCTGTTCAACGACTCCATAGCCACCCTCGACGACCGCGCGGACCACGTGGACGTCACCTTCGCCGGCGGCGCCCGGCGCACCTTCGACCTGGTGATCGGCGCCGACGGGCTGCACTCCCACACCCGTAGCCTGACGTTCGGCCCCGAAGAGCGGTTCCACCGCTACCTCGGCTACTGCTTCGCGGGCTTCACCTTGCGCAACGACTTCGGCCTCGACCACGAGGCGGTTCTCTGGAACACCCCGGGGAGGGCCGCGACCCTCTACGCCTACGAACCCGGCGAGACGCTCCACGGCTTCCTGACCTTCGCCAAGGACGAGCCGCCCTTCAGCGCGTTTCGCGATCCGCAGGCACAGCGCGACCTCGTGACCGCGACCTTCCCGGACACGGCGTGGGAGATCCCCCGGCTGGTGGAGGCCATGCGCGGCGCCGACGACCTCTTCTTCGACGTCGTCAGCCAGATCCACATGCCCGCCTGGTCCACCGGCCGGGTCGCTCTCGTCGGCGACGCCGCCCACGCGACCTCGTTCATGTCGGGCCAGGGATCGAGCGTCTCCATGGTCGGGGCCTACGTCCTCGCCGGTGAACTGGCCACCCACGCGGACCACACGACCGCCTTCGCCGCCTACGAAAAGACGGTCCGCGACTTCGTGGAACTGAACCAGTCGCTCGCCACGGAGGGCAGCGCTGTGGTGTCCCCCCGTACCCAGGAGCAGATCGACGCGCGCGACAGGGCTCTGCGCGGCGAGGGGGGACTCGCGTCGGAGAGCAAAGGACGCACCGCCAACTCAGCCCTCGTACTGCCCGACTACGGGGACGCGGCGTAG
- a CDS encoding ABC transporter permease, translated as MTGFLLRRLIGAAFTVFAISVIIYAVFYVAPGNVAQITCGPRCSPIQVHQVSEQLRLDDPLYTQYWHFLQGIFVGRDYSTGTSVLHCDAPCLGESYRTDQQVTDLILTKLPVTASLALGAMVMWLILGVGTGVLSAWRRGRPTERILTGLTLAGTATPVFIIGLLLMIVVCGTLGWLPYPEYVPFTQDPQQWAWNLLLPWVSLALIESAKYARLTRASILETLAEDHVRTFRAYGVSERSIITRHALRGAAAPVIALNANDVGTMFGGALLTESLFGLPGIGRELVHAVQVVDLPVVVGMVLVTGFFVVLANVVADVLYAVADRRVVLA; from the coding sequence ATGACCGGCTTCCTGCTCAGGCGCCTCATCGGCGCCGCCTTCACGGTCTTCGCGATCTCCGTGATCATCTACGCGGTCTTCTACGTGGCCCCGGGCAACGTCGCACAGATCACCTGCGGGCCGCGCTGCTCACCGATCCAGGTGCACCAGGTCAGCGAGCAGCTACGGCTCGACGACCCGCTCTACACCCAGTACTGGCACTTCCTGCAAGGCATCTTCGTGGGCCGTGACTACTCCACGGGCACCTCGGTACTGCACTGCGACGCCCCGTGCCTGGGCGAGTCCTACCGAACCGATCAGCAGGTCACCGACCTCATCCTCACCAAGCTCCCCGTCACCGCCTCACTGGCGCTCGGCGCCATGGTGATGTGGCTGATCCTCGGCGTCGGCACCGGAGTGCTCTCGGCGTGGCGGCGCGGACGGCCCACCGAGCGGATCCTCACCGGCCTCACCCTCGCCGGCACCGCCACACCCGTCTTCATCATCGGTCTGCTCCTGATGATCGTGGTGTGCGGAACACTCGGCTGGCTGCCGTACCCGGAGTACGTACCCTTCACGCAGGATCCGCAGCAGTGGGCATGGAACCTGCTGCTGCCCTGGGTGTCACTGGCTCTCATCGAGTCCGCCAAGTACGCCCGGCTGACCAGGGCCTCGATCCTGGAGACGCTCGCCGAGGACCATGTGCGCACCTTCCGTGCCTACGGGGTGAGCGAGCGCTCGATCATCACGCGGCACGCCCTGCGCGGGGCCGCCGCGCCCGTCATCGCCCTCAACGCCAACGACGTCGGGACGATGTTCGGCGGCGCCCTGCTCACCGAATCGCTGTTCGGCCTGCCAGGGATCGGGCGGGAACTCGTCCACGCCGTACAGGTCGTCGACCTGCCGGTGGTGGTCGGCATGGTGCTGGTCACCGGTTTCTTCGTGGTGCTCGCCAATGTCGTCGCGGACGTGCTGTACGCGGTGGCCGACCGACGGGTGGTACTGGCATGA
- a CDS encoding FAD-dependent oxidoreductase: MPRPIRVAIVGAGPAGIYAADALIKSDAAQDPGVSIDLFERMPAPFGLIRYGVAPDHPRIKGIITALHQVLDKPQVRLFGNVDYPNDITLDELHRFYDAVIFATGAMTDRALDIPGNGLDGSFGAADFVSWYDGHPDVPRTWPLDAEKVAVLGVGNVALDVARILAKTAEELLPTEIPPNVHEGLERNKAREVHVFGRRGPAQAKFSPMELRELDHSPNIEVIVNPEDIDYDEGSIATRRNNKQAHMVASTLEKWAIRDPGTRPHKLYLHFFESPTEIIGEDGRVKALRTERTELDGTGNVRATGSFTDWDVQAVYRAVGYYSDELPKLPFDVGSGTVPNEAGRVLAADSDHQTSVYVTGWIKRGPVGLIGHTKGDANETVACLLDDHTTGRLPGAADPEPEAVNSFLEERGIGFTTWDGWYQLDAQERALGSAQGRERVKYVEREDMLRHSGVIR; this comes from the coding sequence ATGCCTCGTCCCATCCGTGTCGCGATTGTGGGTGCAGGTCCGGCCGGGATCTACGCCGCTGACGCGCTCATAAAGTCCGACGCCGCGCAGGACCCTGGCGTCTCCATCGACCTGTTCGAGCGGATGCCCGCGCCGTTCGGGCTCATCCGTTACGGCGTCGCGCCGGACCACCCGCGGATCAAGGGCATCATCACCGCGCTGCACCAGGTGCTCGACAAGCCGCAGGTGCGGCTCTTCGGCAACGTGGACTACCCGAACGACATCACCCTGGACGAACTGCACCGCTTCTACGACGCCGTGATCTTCGCCACCGGCGCGATGACGGACCGGGCCCTGGACATCCCCGGCAATGGGCTGGACGGTTCCTTCGGCGCCGCGGACTTCGTCTCCTGGTACGACGGCCACCCGGACGTCCCGCGCACCTGGCCGCTCGACGCGGAGAAGGTCGCGGTCCTCGGGGTGGGCAACGTGGCCCTGGACGTCGCACGGATCCTGGCCAAGACCGCCGAGGAGCTGCTGCCCACCGAGATCCCGCCCAACGTCCACGAGGGTCTTGAGCGGAACAAGGCCCGCGAGGTCCATGTCTTCGGGCGCCGCGGCCCCGCGCAGGCCAAGTTCAGCCCGATGGAACTGCGCGAGCTCGACCACTCCCCCAACATCGAGGTCATCGTCAACCCCGAGGACATCGACTACGACGAGGGGTCGATCGCCACCCGCAGGAACAACAAGCAGGCCCACATGGTCGCCTCCACTCTGGAGAAGTGGGCCATCCGCGACCCCGGCACCCGCCCCCACAAGCTGTACCTCCACTTCTTCGAGTCACCCACGGAGATCATCGGGGAGGACGGCCGCGTGAAGGCGCTGCGCACCGAGCGTACGGAGCTCGACGGCACCGGCAACGTCCGCGCCACAGGGAGCTTCACCGACTGGGACGTCCAGGCCGTGTACCGGGCGGTCGGCTACTACTCGGACGAGCTGCCCAAGCTCCCCTTCGACGTGGGTTCAGGCACGGTGCCCAACGAGGCGGGCCGCGTCCTGGCCGCCGACAGCGACCACCAGACCTCCGTCTACGTCACCGGATGGATCAAGCGCGGACCAGTAGGCCTCATCGGTCACACCAAGGGTGACGCCAACGAGACCGTCGCCTGCCTCCTCGACGACCACACCACCGGGCGTCTGCCCGGCGCGGCCGACCCGGAGCCCGAGGCCGTCAACTCCTTCCTTGAGGAGCGCGGCATCGGCTTCACCACCTGGGACGGCTGGTACCAGCTCGACGCGCAGGAGCGTGCGCTGGGCTCAGCGCAGGGGCGCGAGCGGGTCAAGTACGTCGAGCGTGAGGACATGCTCCGGCACAGCGGCGTCATCCGCTAG
- a CDS encoding MFS transporter gives MAPESGEDASPVDPPAPAASHRDGVPAHHPRADASPRDVRLFWWANASDALGSQTSGIVLPLLLLSLGYSPAAVGLIAGASTAAGLLLGPLAAVPADRGARKPVMFWSATVSCLAMALVTVTVVQGDPPLSLLLGAVLLERLATTCYEGAARGTVALISPPAGYPRVVAGLEAGDRTALVIGPALGGLLYQAARALPFLADALSYAVTAICVRLMRSPLRAPEETEEAPAGSVGTAAEDGSSGGRKADGGETDGRTADRRTADGRSARPVETHRAGLGHRAVAVLAECGAGLTRVRSEPLLWMVLVWTTVVGGVLAALYYGAIFTLQRGGHGGGAMGLVLAVSGGAGLLGALMAPRVAARVGAARAVTTVTWLLVPLTAALAFVSSPWAYGALFGAFCLIMPPATVLFQSHAIRVTPPALQARTGAVLATATGATTALAPALTGLATSEAGPAAPVYGSAALLMALALYVHLGASRVFAVGRS, from the coding sequence GTGGCTCCAGAATCCGGCGAGGACGCGTCACCCGTCGACCCGCCGGCCCCTGCCGCCTCCCACCGTGACGGGGTGCCCGCTCACCACCCACGGGCGGACGCCTCTCCCCGCGATGTCCGGCTCTTCTGGTGGGCCAACGCCTCGGACGCTCTCGGCAGTCAGACCTCGGGAATCGTCCTGCCGCTCCTGCTCCTGAGTCTCGGCTACTCCCCCGCCGCCGTCGGGCTCATCGCCGGGGCGTCCACGGCGGCCGGTCTGCTGCTGGGGCCACTGGCGGCCGTACCCGCCGACCGGGGCGCGCGCAAGCCGGTGATGTTCTGGTCCGCCACGGTCTCCTGTCTGGCGATGGCACTCGTCACGGTCACCGTCGTCCAGGGTGATCCCCCGCTGTCGCTGCTCCTCGGGGCCGTACTGCTGGAGCGTCTCGCCACCACCTGCTACGAGGGCGCGGCCCGTGGCACGGTGGCTCTCATCTCTCCGCCCGCCGGCTACCCCCGTGTGGTGGCGGGGCTGGAGGCCGGCGACCGTACGGCTCTGGTCATCGGCCCTGCCCTGGGCGGTCTGCTCTACCAGGCGGCCAGGGCCCTGCCGTTCCTCGCGGACGCCCTCAGCTACGCGGTCACGGCGATCTGCGTCCGGCTGATGCGCTCGCCCCTGCGGGCCCCGGAAGAGACGGAAGAGGCGCCCGCGGGGTCGGTGGGCACGGCAGCGGAGGACGGCTCCTCGGGCGGGCGGAAGGCCGACGGCGGGGAGACCGACGGAAGGACAGCCGACCGACGGACAGCCGACGGGCGGTCGGCCCGCCCCGTGGAGACCCACCGTGCCGGTCTCGGCCACCGCGCGGTGGCCGTGCTCGCCGAGTGCGGTGCGGGACTCACCCGGGTGCGGTCGGAGCCGCTGCTGTGGATGGTCCTGGTGTGGACCACGGTCGTGGGCGGTGTACTCGCCGCCCTCTACTACGGAGCCATCTTCACCCTCCAGCGGGGCGGCCACGGTGGGGGCGCCATGGGGCTGGTCCTCGCCGTATCGGGCGGCGCGGGTCTCCTAGGGGCTCTCATGGCTCCCCGGGTGGCCGCGCGGGTCGGCGCCGCCCGCGCGGTCACCACGGTCACCTGGCTGCTCGTGCCGCTCACGGCCGCGCTGGCCTTCGTCTCCTCGCCCTGGGCGTACGGTGCCCTGTTCGGGGCTTTCTGCCTGATCATGCCGCCCGCCACCGTCCTCTTCCAGTCCCACGCGATCCGGGTGACACCCCCCGCGCTCCAGGCGCGTACCGGCGCCGTCCTCGCGACCGCCACCGGCGCCACCACCGCTCTGGCACCCGCGTTGACGGGGCTGGCGACCAGCGAGGCCGGGCCGGCCGCGCCCGTCTACGGAAGTGCGGCCCTGCTCATGGCTCTGGCCCTGTACGTCCACCTCGGCGCGTCCCGCGTCTTCGCCGTAGGGCGGTCCTGA
- a CDS encoding ABC transporter permease, whose product MSEALLSQEVGAVQAAPASGARQFWRRLRGQRAAAVAAAVVVLLVLLALCAPLLTALEGQDPNVYHPDLIDSARGGVPIGSLGGISGDHWLGIEPQTGRDLFARLAYGARVSLSVAFAATLVQVLLGVAFGVAAGLGSKLVDNILSRVTDVVVALPVMVLSLALLAIVPDTFPRPVLVALIIGLVSWGGTAKIVRAQTLSLKSLDYVAAARLSGWGKWRIARRELLPSLAAPVVTYAALLFPSNISSEAALSFLGVGVKPPTPSWGQMLTSADVWYQAAPQYLLLPAGMLFLTVFSLTVLADGVRTALDPRAASRLRIGTGRKRAKKGGAA is encoded by the coding sequence ATGTCAGAAGCACTGTTGTCCCAGGAGGTGGGGGCCGTGCAGGCCGCCCCCGCCTCCGGGGCCCGGCAGTTCTGGCGGCGGCTGCGCGGACAGCGCGCCGCCGCCGTCGCGGCTGCCGTCGTCGTCCTACTCGTCCTGCTCGCCCTCTGCGCCCCCTTGCTCACCGCTCTTGAGGGCCAGGACCCCAACGTCTACCACCCCGACCTCATCGACTCCGCCCGAGGTGGAGTCCCCATCGGAAGCCTCGGCGGGATCAGTGGCGACCACTGGCTCGGCATCGAACCCCAGACCGGCCGCGACCTCTTCGCACGCCTGGCGTACGGAGCCCGCGTCTCCCTCTCCGTCGCCTTCGCCGCGACCCTCGTGCAGGTGCTGCTCGGGGTCGCCTTCGGGGTCGCCGCCGGACTCGGCAGCAAGCTCGTCGACAACATCCTGAGCCGGGTCACCGACGTGGTCGTCGCCCTCCCCGTGATGGTGCTGTCACTGGCGCTGCTCGCCATCGTGCCCGACACCTTCCCGCGCCCCGTGCTGGTCGCGCTGATCATCGGGCTGGTCTCCTGGGGCGGTACGGCGAAAATCGTCCGCGCCCAGACCCTCAGCCTGAAATCCCTGGACTACGTGGCCGCGGCACGGCTCAGCGGCTGGGGCAAGTGGCGCATCGCCCGCCGGGAACTGCTGCCCTCGCTCGCCGCGCCTGTCGTCACCTATGCGGCGCTGCTCTTCCCCTCCAACATCTCCTCGGAGGCGGCGCTCTCCTTCCTCGGCGTCGGCGTGAAGCCGCCCACCCCGTCCTGGGGACAGATGCTGACCTCGGCCGACGTCTGGTACCAGGCCGCGCCGCAGTACCTGCTGCTCCCCGCGGGGATGCTCTTCCTCACCGTCTTCTCCCTGACGGTGCTCGCCGACGGAGTGCGGACCGCGCTCGACCCGCGCGCCGCGTCCCGGCTGCGCATCGGCACGGGACGCAAGCGTGCGAAGAAGGGCGGCGCGGCATGA
- a CDS encoding MarR family winged helix-turn-helix transcriptional regulator, whose product MNTPPPDGPPSLDDPGHPEGGGDVLNVMPRLAQLSNAINRGRLVQHALEAAGVSVERPAFTVLLTLRLAGKPLRIKEIADKVQVVQPHVTRQVQQLERRGLVHRIGDPDDRRASLIEPTDEGATAADRYAQTLIGWFSGAIAHWSDQDRGDLGRLLTRLTDDVTARLESLDGAPGES is encoded by the coding sequence ATGAACACGCCACCACCGGACGGCCCGCCATCACTGGACGACCCCGGTCACCCCGAGGGCGGCGGCGACGTACTGAACGTGATGCCCCGACTGGCGCAGCTCAGCAACGCCATCAATCGCGGTCGCCTGGTCCAGCACGCCCTGGAGGCCGCGGGGGTCTCGGTGGAACGGCCCGCCTTCACCGTCCTCCTCACCCTCCGTCTCGCGGGCAAGCCGCTGCGGATCAAGGAGATCGCGGACAAGGTGCAGGTCGTCCAGCCTCATGTCACACGCCAGGTGCAGCAGTTGGAGCGGCGCGGCCTGGTGCACCGCATCGGCGACCCGGACGACCGGCGCGCCAGCCTGATCGAGCCCACGGACGAGGGGGCGACCGCCGCCGACCGCTACGCGCAGACGCTCATCGGCTGGTTCTCCGGGGCGATCGCCCACTGGTCCGACCAGGACCGGGGGGACCTCGGCCGCCTGCTGACCCGCCTCACCGACGACGTGACCGCCCGGCTGGAGTCACTTGACGGCGCGCCCGGGGAGAGCTGA
- a CDS encoding ABC transporter substrate-binding protein translates to MRQLSPRRASLTAASLVLALSVAACAGPKDSGAAQSGKSGKPAKGGTLTVLNSLPQTDFDPARLYTSGGGNVPSLVFRTLTTRHRANGAAGSKVVPDLATDLGRPSKNATVWTYTLKKGLKYEDGTPITAGDIKYGIERSFAAELSGGAPYLRDWLIGGAGYQGPYKDKKGLDSIETPDDRTVVFHLNKPEGEFPFLATQTQTTPVPKAKDNGTKYEEHPLSSGPYKVVKNTNDGERLTLVRNTEWSASTDSERKAYPDKIDVRSGLDSSVINQRLSSSKGADASAVTTDTNLGPAELAKVTGDEKLASRVGTGHFGYTNYIAFNPKVKPFDNPKVRQAISYAVDRSSVINAAGGSALAEPATTYLPDQKSFGYTPYDHFPAGKRGNPAKAKELLKEAGYGKGLTVTLTHSNNKDFETSPEIATALQDALKAAGITVKLKGLEDNDYKDKVHGAKTEPGLFLAHWGADWPSGGPFLAPIFDGRQIVKNGANFNTGFLDDASVNKEIDAINKLTDLNAAAKRWGALDKKIGEQALVVPLFHPVYKRLYGENIKNVVISDWTGVLDISQVAVK, encoded by the coding sequence ATGCGTCAACTGTCCCCACGCAGAGCGTCCTTGACGGCCGCGAGTCTGGTACTGGCTCTGTCCGTCGCCGCCTGCGCCGGGCCCAAGGACAGCGGCGCCGCCCAGTCCGGAAAGTCGGGGAAGCCCGCCAAGGGCGGCACCCTGACAGTCCTCAACAGCCTGCCGCAGACGGACTTCGACCCCGCCCGGCTGTACACGTCGGGCGGCGGCAACGTCCCCTCGCTGGTCTTCCGTACCCTCACCACCCGCCACCGCGCCAACGGCGCCGCCGGCTCCAAGGTGGTGCCCGACCTCGCGACCGACCTGGGCAGGCCGAGCAAGAACGCCACCGTCTGGACGTACACCCTCAAGAAGGGGCTGAAGTACGAGGACGGAACCCCCATCACCGCGGGCGACATCAAGTACGGCATCGAGCGTTCCTTCGCCGCCGAACTGTCGGGCGGCGCGCCCTACTTGCGTGACTGGCTGATAGGCGGCGCGGGCTACCAGGGTCCGTACAAGGACAAGAAGGGCCTCGACTCCATCGAGACGCCCGACGACAGGACCGTCGTCTTCCACCTGAACAAGCCGGAGGGCGAGTTCCCCTTCCTGGCGACCCAGACGCAGACGACCCCCGTGCCGAAGGCCAAGGACAACGGAACCAAGTACGAGGAACACCCGCTCTCCTCCGGCCCCTACAAGGTGGTCAAGAACACCAACGACGGCGAGCGGCTCACCCTGGTACGCAACACCGAGTGGTCGGCGAGCACGGACTCCGAGCGCAAGGCGTACCCGGACAAGATCGACGTACGCTCGGGGCTCGACTCCTCCGTCATCAACCAGCGGCTCTCCTCCTCGAAGGGCGCTGACGCGTCCGCCGTGACGACCGACACCAACCTCGGTCCCGCGGAACTCGCGAAGGTCACAGGCGACGAGAAGCTCGCCTCGCGCGTCGGTACCGGCCACTTCGGCTACACGAACTACATCGCCTTCAACCCGAAGGTGAAGCCGTTCGACAACCCGAAGGTGCGACAGGCGATCTCCTACGCCGTGGACCGTTCCTCCGTGATCAACGCGGCGGGCGGCTCCGCCCTCGCGGAGCCCGCCACCACCTACCTGCCGGACCAGAAGTCCTTCGGCTACACGCCCTACGACCACTTCCCCGCGGGCAAGCGCGGGAACCCGGCGAAGGCCAAGGAGCTGCTCAAGGAAGCCGGTTACGGCAAGGGGCTGACCGTCACCCTGACGCACTCCAACAACAAGGACTTCGAGACCAGCCCGGAGATCGCCACCGCCCTTCAGGACGCGCTGAAGGCCGCCGGAATCACCGTCAAACTCAAGGGCCTTGAGGACAACGACTACAAGGACAAGGTGCACGGCGCGAAGACCGAGCCCGGTCTCTTCCTGGCGCACTGGGGAGCCGACTGGCCCTCCGGCGGGCCCTTCCTCGCCCCGATCTTCGACGGTCGCCAGATCGTCAAGAACGGCGCCAACTTCAACACCGGGTTCCTCGACGACGCCTCGGTCAACAAGGAGATCGACGCGATCAACAAGCTGACCGATCTGAACGCCGCCGCCAAGCGCTGGGGGGCGCTCGACAAGAAGATCGGCGAACAGGCCCTGGTCGTGCCGCTGTTCCACCCCGTCTACAAGCGGCTGTACGGCGAGAACATCAAGAACGTCGTCATCAGTGACTGGACGGGCGTGCTGGACATCTCGCAGGTAGCGGTCAAGTAA
- a CDS encoding TetR/AcrR family transcriptional regulator yields MCPSQADHTVTVGLRERKRLQTRDALCHAALDLFGSRGYSATTLDDIAAAVDVSKRTVLRHFTGKEDVLLAVFREMGALTARELRHRPPHEPPMTALCEATRHALREVARDCPEYRSTPICLAVLRLAATTPGLLTSLHHVLPGRQDTLARILADREHLEDPADPRPQLLVSVHAGALTVAVRAWRASGARDLDTLLATVDVCFASLGSAIAGPWSSPGPG; encoded by the coding sequence ATGTGCCCGAGCCAGGCAGACCACACCGTCACCGTCGGCCTGCGCGAACGAAAGAGACTCCAGACCCGCGACGCGCTCTGCCACGCGGCCCTCGACCTCTTCGGCTCGCGCGGCTACTCCGCCACCACCCTGGACGACATCGCGGCAGCGGTCGACGTCTCCAAACGTACGGTGCTCCGCCACTTCACCGGCAAGGAGGACGTCCTGCTGGCCGTCTTCCGGGAGATGGGCGCGCTGACCGCGCGGGAACTGCGGCACAGGCCCCCGCACGAACCACCGATGACCGCCCTGTGCGAGGCCACCAGGCACGCGCTGCGTGAGGTGGCCAGGGACTGTCCTGAGTACCGCTCCACACCCATCTGTCTCGCCGTCCTGCGACTGGCGGCGACCACTCCGGGGCTGCTCACCTCCCTCCACCACGTACTGCCGGGGCGCCAGGACACCCTCGCCAGGATCCTCGCCGACCGCGAACACCTCGAAGACCCGGCCGACCCGCGCCCCCAACTGCTCGTATCCGTCCACGCCGGAGCCCTCACCGTGGCCGTCCGCGCCTGGCGGGCGAGCGGCGCCAGGGACCTCGACACCCTGCTCGCCACGGTCGACGTGTGTTTCGCCAGCCTCGGCTCCGCCATCGCTGGCCCCTGGTCGTCGCCCGGCCCAGGCTGA
- a CDS encoding Ms4533A family Cys-rich leader peptide — translation MLPPTPSHLTPPARTAVRALGRLGVLCGGALHGRAVAGGAAHFLTSVTRSSIFLGMPHCPVSSGRTAIELVLFGVTGHCVADILCR, via the coding sequence ATGCTCCCACCGACCCCCTCACACCTGACTCCACCCGCCCGTACGGCAGTTCGCGCACTCGGACGTCTGGGCGTCCTGTGCGGCGGCGCGTTGCACGGGCGGGCAGTGGCGGGCGGCGCCGCACATTTCTTGACATCGGTCACGCGTTCGTCCATATTTCTCGGCATGCCGCACTGCCCTGTGTCTTCCGGTCGCACCGCCATTGAGCTGGTGCTGTTCGGCGTGACCGGGCACTGCGTCGCTGACATTCTCTGTCGCTGA